A section of the Candidatus Manganitrophus noduliformans genome encodes:
- a CDS encoding metal ABC transporter substrate-binding protein gives MIKGATPFKNIPENTISSRGSIGVHQTFVGSFFPALMLLFILITTDAVAAGKLKVVTTVAPITNIVKNIGGDRIDLHGIVPEGTDSHTFEPAPSDIKYLAQADLLIFNGLTLEVPTEALANANKKKTAKVLKLGDNTIGKKEWVFDFSFPESEGNPNPHLWLSVAHTMRYTELVRDALTSLDPEGKAYYEKRAAEYLARLKKLDEAIFKVMETIPAKNRKLLTYHDSWAYFCPRYGCTVIGAIQPSSFSEPSPREMARLIDQLKAEKVPAIFGSEVFPSKILDQIGKEAGVKFVSTLRDDDLPGPLEAPEHTYLGMMVENVQTMASVLGGKGDALNGIDARNLP, from the coding sequence ATGATCAAAGGAGCAACCCCTTTTAAAAACATTCCGGAAAATACAATAAGTAGCCGAGGGTCGATCGGTGTTCACCAAACGTTCGTGGGAAGCTTTTTCCCCGCTTTGATGCTGCTTTTCATTCTAATTACGACGGACGCTGTGGCGGCCGGCAAGTTGAAAGTAGTCACCACCGTCGCTCCGATCACCAACATCGTGAAGAACATCGGCGGGGATCGGATCGATCTGCACGGAATCGTCCCGGAGGGGACCGATTCGCATACCTTCGAGCCGGCCCCTTCCGACATCAAATACCTTGCACAGGCCGACCTTTTGATCTTCAACGGCCTGACGCTGGAGGTGCCGACGGAGGCCCTGGCGAATGCGAACAAGAAAAAGACGGCGAAGGTCCTCAAGCTGGGAGACAACACGATCGGCAAGAAAGAATGGGTGTTTGATTTCAGTTTCCCGGAATCGGAGGGAAATCCGAACCCTCATCTCTGGCTGAGCGTGGCCCATACGATGCGCTACACCGAACTGGTCCGCGATGCGCTGACCTCGCTTGATCCCGAGGGGAAAGCCTACTATGAGAAGCGGGCGGCGGAGTATCTTGCCCGATTGAAGAAGCTGGACGAGGCGATTTTCAAGGTGATGGAAACGATTCCCGCGAAGAACCGGAAACTCTTGACCTATCATGACTCCTGGGCCTATTTCTGCCCCCGTTACGGCTGCACGGTGATCGGCGCCATACAACCGTCCTCTTTTTCGGAGCCCTCCCCGAGGGAGATGGCTCGGCTGATCGATCAGCTGAAGGCGGAAAAAGTCCCGGCGATCTTCGGCTCCGAGGTTTTTCCAAGCAAGATTCTCGATCAGATCGGGAAGGAGGCGGGGGTGAAGTTCGTCTCGACCCTCCGGGACGATGATCTTCCCGGACCATTAGAGGCCCCGGAGCATACTTATCTCGGGATGATGGTGGAAAACGTTCAGACGATGGCCTCGGTGCTGGGCGGGAAAGGGGACGCACTAAACGGAATCGACGCGCGAAACCTTCCGTAA
- a CDS encoding metal ABC transporter permease: protein MNFVTAPLQYEFFVHGLIAASLVGAICGLIGVYIVLRRMSYIGHGLSHAVFGGAVVSYVMNWNFYLGAGLWGFLSALLINMVTRRKKIGADAAIGVVTTASFAIGVAIISQYRRFTKNFEAALFGNILGVTTQDLWAIAAVTAISGLLIFIFYRQFLFTTFDAEVARIYGVPTGWVESLFSLMLAATIIVSMQVMGVTMIAAAIVFPAVASRLVTDSFNKMVFLSTLIGFLCGVVGMYSSFYFNVSSGATIVLVAALFFMIAYAYHLIKESGFSTRKESIAPVEPAPAHDHPHDHGGLQHVHEHSHQKTSAHHKGEPPESR from the coding sequence TTGAATTTCGTAACGGCCCCCCTTCAATATGAATTTTTTGTTCACGGTTTGATTGCCGCCTCGCTGGTCGGCGCGATCTGCGGACTGATCGGCGTTTACATCGTTCTAAGAAGGATGAGCTACATCGGGCATGGGCTTTCCCACGCGGTCTTCGGCGGCGCCGTGGTGAGTTATGTGATGAACTGGAATTTTTATCTCGGGGCCGGATTGTGGGGATTTCTCTCGGCCCTTTTGATCAACATGGTGACCCGCCGGAAAAAGATCGGCGCCGACGCCGCCATCGGCGTCGTGACGACCGCGAGCTTCGCAATCGGTGTGGCGATCATTAGCCAATACCGCCGCTTCACGAAAAACTTCGAAGCCGCGCTCTTTGGGAACATTCTCGGCGTGACGACGCAGGATCTCTGGGCGATCGCCGCCGTCACCGCGATTTCCGGCCTGCTGATTTTTATTTTCTACCGGCAGTTTCTCTTCACGACGTTCGATGCGGAGGTGGCGCGGATTTACGGGGTTCCGACGGGGTGGGTCGAATCGCTTTTCTCGCTGATGCTGGCGGCGACGATCATCGTCTCGATGCAGGTGATGGGGGTCACGATGATCGCCGCGGCGATCGTCTTCCCGGCGGTCGCCTCCCGCCTTGTCACCGACAGCTTCAACAAGATGGTTTTTCTTTCGACCCTGATCGGTTTTCTTTGCGGCGTCGTCGGAATGTATTCGAGCTTCTATTTCAATGTCTCATCGGGAGCGACGATTGTCCTAGTCGCCGCGCTCTTTTTCATGATCGCCTATGCTTATCATTTGATCAAGGAGAGCGGCTTTTCCACCCGGAAGGAGTCGATCGCACCGGTTGAGCCTGCCCCGGCGCACGACCATCCGCACGACCACGGCGGCCTTCAACACGTCCACGAACATTCCCACCAAAAAACATCCGCCCATCACAAGGGGGAACCTCCCGAGTCGCGCTGA
- a CDS encoding metal ABC transporter ATP-binding protein, which translates to MSAHPNGEKALVSLQAVTCGYPKKTVFQNLTLQLYPGQFAGLVGPSGTGKSTLLKAILGIVPILSGSVSVSGTQVSEQSLPHVGYVPQIETVDWDFPVTVEQVVAMGLYRESSRLPWLTGAERARIHALLEQLGIGAYAHRHIKALSGGEQQRVFLARALVGNPKLLILDEPTSGVDLKTQHAILHLLGELNRSGVTILLTTHDLNAVARHLPWVICFNQIIIAQGYPEEIFTSAILSRTYDSEMSVVRQGDVILVDDSPKAGLHFKKQNHSSAQGPH; encoded by the coding sequence ATGTCCGCTCATCCAAACGGCGAGAAAGCACTGGTTTCGCTCCAGGCAGTGACCTGCGGTTATCCCAAAAAAACTGTTTTTCAAAATCTCACCCTTCAGCTTTACCCCGGACAATTCGCCGGCTTGGTCGGTCCGAGCGGGACCGGAAAGTCGACCCTCCTCAAGGCCATCTTAGGGATCGTTCCGATTCTTTCCGGTTCGGTCTCCGTATCGGGAACGCAGGTTTCCGAGCAGAGCCTGCCTCACGTCGGATATGTTCCGCAGATTGAGACGGTCGATTGGGACTTCCCCGTCACGGTAGAGCAGGTCGTGGCGATGGGACTCTACCGGGAGTCGTCACGTCTTCCCTGGCTGACCGGAGCGGAGCGCGCCCGGATTCACGCGTTGCTCGAACAGCTCGGCATCGGCGCCTACGCGCATCGGCATATCAAGGCGTTGTCGGGGGGCGAGCAGCAGCGGGTTTTCCTGGCGCGGGCGTTGGTCGGAAATCCGAAACTCTTGATCCTGGACGAGCCGACCTCCGGCGTCGATCTGAAAACCCAACATGCCATCCTTCATCTGCTCGGAGAGTTGAATCGAAGCGGGGTCACCATCCTCTTGACGACGCACGACCTGAACGCCGTCGCGCGGCATCTTCCCTGGGTCATCTGCTTCAACCAGATCATTATTGCACAAGGGTATCCCGAAGAGATTTTCACCTCGGCCATTCTCTCCAGAACCTACGATTCGGAGATGTCGGTGGTCCGCCAGGGGGATGTCATCCTGGTGGACGACAGCCCAAAGGCCGGATTGCACTTCAAGAAACAGAATCATTCTTCAGCCCAAGGACCCCATTGA
- the nikR gene encoding nickel-responsive transcriptional regulator NikR, whose product MANLVRFGVSMDAGLLKQFDEMIEEKKYTNRSEALRDLIRDHLVEQEWDENKETIGTITIVYDHGVHELMEKLTDLQHLYSKLIRSTLHIHLDEHRCLEVLVVRGRAGEIRKIADSLISTKGVKHGKLTATTTGKDLS is encoded by the coding sequence GTGGCGAATTTGGTTCGATTCGGCGTCTCGATGGATGCCGGTCTGTTAAAACAATTCGATGAAATGATCGAGGAGAAAAAATACACCAACCGTTCCGAGGCGCTGCGCGATTTGATTCGGGATCATCTGGTCGAGCAGGAGTGGGACGAAAACAAGGAGACGATCGGGACGATCACCATCGTCTACGATCACGGCGTCCATGAGTTGATGGAAAAATTGACCGATCTCCAGCACCTCTATTCAAAGTTGATCCGGTCGACCCTTCATATCCATCTCGACGAACATCGTTGCCTGGAGGTGCTGGTGGTGAGGGGACGGGCCGGAGAGATCAGGAAGATTGCCGATTCCTTGATCTCCACCAAAGGGGTCAAACATGGAAAGCTGACCGCCACGACGACCGGGAAGGACCTCAGCTAG
- a CDS encoding metal ABC transporter permease — protein MLESIPIIGRLLLAENGGLTFWEALPILQSGVVASIMVALLAGYLGIYVILKRIVFVSAALSQISSLGIAFFFLGSALLGSGAASAGLLPAEEGIVNGPLLSSLFFGCVTASILAVQVGEKKLTRESILGIGYALPAGLVFLILDKLAAETHDIENILFGNVIFVPERHLWLLAGTLVGVFSIHFLLYKRFVYISFDPETAQATGSNVRLLNQLLFVTLAFTISVSIAAIGALPVFSFLVMPAASALMLTDRLKIAFSLSMIFGVLSAAIGFYLSFVYSLPTGPAMLGAAGFFLIPGILKRGLGP, from the coding sequence ATGCTTGAGTCAATCCCGATCATCGGCAGACTTCTTCTGGCGGAAAACGGCGGATTGACCTTTTGGGAGGCCCTCCCCATCCTTCAGAGCGGAGTCGTCGCCTCGATCATGGTCGCCCTGTTGGCCGGATATCTCGGCATCTACGTGATCTTAAAACGGATCGTCTTCGTCTCGGCAGCGCTCTCCCAGATCTCCTCACTCGGGATTGCCTTCTTCTTTCTCGGAAGTGCTCTTCTGGGGAGCGGGGCTGCTTCCGCCGGGTTGCTTCCGGCGGAAGAGGGGATCGTGAACGGGCCGCTTCTCTCCTCGCTCTTCTTCGGTTGTGTAACCGCCTCGATTCTGGCGGTACAGGTCGGTGAGAAGAAGCTGACGCGGGAGAGTATCCTCGGCATCGGATATGCCTTACCGGCGGGACTCGTTTTCCTGATCCTCGATAAGCTGGCGGCCGAGACCCATGATATTGAGAATATTCTTTTTGGAAATGTCATCTTCGTCCCGGAGCGTCATCTCTGGCTGCTTGCCGGGACACTCGTCGGAGTCTTTTCGATTCACTTTCTGCTCTATAAGCGTTTTGTTTATATCTCTTTTGACCCGGAGACGGCGCAGGCGACCGGGTCGAATGTCCGCTTGCTGAACCAGCTTCTTTTCGTTACCTTGGCATTTACGATCTCGGTCTCGATCGCGGCGATCGGCGCCCTGCCGGTTTTCTCGTTCCTAGTCATGCCGGCTGCCTCGGCGTTGATGCTGACTGATCGTTTGAAGATCGCATTTTCGCTGTCGATGATCTTCGGCGTTCTTTCGGCGGCGATTGGATTTTATCTCTCATTTGTTTACTCGTTGCCGACCGGCCCGGCAATGCTTGGAGCGGCTGGGTTTTTCTTGATCCCAGGGATCCTCAAAAGAGGGCTCGGGCCCTGA